The following proteins are co-located in the Alcaligenes faecalis genome:
- a CDS encoding iron ABC transporter permease: protein MAIAARPLALRSPWFLPALVCLVVLVFWVVWPLASLFYQSVIDPATGLPSLHGFETFFSEPRYVEAFFNTIKLGLISTIGTLLLGAPLAYVVARYDFPGKAIVAILPLTTIVLPDIIVSQAWLMLLGNNGVVRLALEGIGIDLPSFYGWFGMSYVLILNDYTYVYIGMLAALKAIDGTLEEAAVNLGASNFKRALSVTFPVLMPALLVNAMIVFTLAVDNFSIPMILGGQVDVLSSLTYTTFLSEMSGNPTMQGVLAVVSVILVGAVLFIQKRVLERKTFQMQQGRAPLPVRAQGLAGILLTIGAVLFVTFSLIPAFIVLMGAFTKASGPVMQYGTFTLDNMERALRYAPEPILNSLMLASVATIAGTCFATICSYLIVKKRLFVVTALDYMVMLPLAISGTVLGIALIQTYNSGMLVLTGTWVIMAGAYFVRKVPFSIRSASASLYNIPDSIEEASINLGVSPFQSFFKVVLPLMKPAILGAAILMWVTSLAEISATIVLYYGGMETMPIQMFRQIDAGFLARASAYGVILMVVILVPIYLAIRFLKLDLFSSR, encoded by the coding sequence ATGGCTATTGCTGCACGCCCCCTGGCCCTTCGTTCTCCCTGGTTTCTGCCCGCCCTGGTCTGTCTGGTGGTGCTGGTGTTCTGGGTTGTCTGGCCTCTCGCCTCCCTGTTCTATCAAAGCGTCATCGACCCGGCAACGGGCCTGCCCAGCCTGCATGGCTTTGAAACCTTCTTTAGCGAACCGCGCTATGTTGAAGCCTTTTTCAACACCATCAAGCTGGGCCTGATCTCCACCATCGGCACCTTGCTGCTGGGTGCTCCGCTGGCCTATGTGGTGGCCCGCTACGACTTCCCCGGCAAGGCCATTGTGGCCATCCTGCCCCTGACCACCATTGTGCTGCCGGACATCATCGTCTCACAGGCCTGGCTGATGCTGCTGGGTAATAACGGTGTGGTGCGTCTGGCCCTGGAAGGTATTGGTATCGACCTGCCCAGCTTCTATGGCTGGTTCGGCATGTCCTACGTGCTGATCCTGAACGATTACACCTATGTGTATATCGGCATGCTGGCTGCGCTCAAGGCCATTGATGGCACGCTGGAAGAAGCGGCCGTGAACCTGGGTGCCAGCAACTTCAAGCGTGCGCTTAGCGTGACCTTCCCGGTGCTGATGCCTGCCCTGCTGGTCAACGCCATGATTGTGTTCACGCTGGCCGTGGACAACTTCTCCATCCCCATGATTCTGGGTGGTCAGGTGGATGTGCTGTCCTCGCTGACCTACACCACCTTTCTGTCCGAGATGAGCGGCAACCCCACCATGCAAGGTGTGCTGGCCGTGGTGTCCGTGATTTTGGTCGGTGCCGTGCTGTTCATTCAGAAACGAGTGCTGGAGCGCAAGACCTTCCAGATGCAGCAAGGCCGTGCCCCGCTCCCGGTCCGTGCTCAAGGTCTGGCCGGCATCTTGCTGACCATCGGTGCCGTACTGTTTGTGACCTTCTCGCTGATCCCGGCCTTTATCGTGCTGATGGGCGCCTTCACCAAAGCCAGCGGCCCGGTCATGCAATACGGCACCTTCACGCTGGACAATATGGAGCGTGCCCTGCGCTACGCTCCCGAGCCTATCCTGAACTCGCTGATGCTGGCCAGTGTCGCCACGATTGCAGGCACCTGCTTTGCCACGATCTGCAGTTACCTGATCGTGAAAAAGCGCCTGTTCGTGGTAACCGCGCTGGACTATATGGTGATGCTGCCGTTGGCCATTTCCGGCACCGTGCTGGGTATTGCCCTGATCCAGACCTACAACAGCGGCATGCTGGTGCTGACTGGCACCTGGGTGATTATGGCCGGCGCGTACTTTGTGCGTAAAGTACCCTTCTCCATTCGCTCGGCCTCGGCCTCGCTCTACAACATTCCCGACTCCATCGAAGAAGCCTCCATCAATCTGGGCGTCAGCCCCTTCCAGAGTTTCTTCAAAGTGGTTCTGCCCTTGATGAAACCCGCCATTCTAGGCGCGGCCATCCTGATGTGGGTCACGTCGCTGGCTGAAATTTCCGCCACTATCGTGCTGTATTACGGTGGTATGGAGACCATGCCCATCCAGATGTTCCGCCAGATCGACGCCGGCTTTTTGGCCCGCGCTTCGGCTTACGGGGTGATCCTGATGGTCGTGATTCTGGTGCCGATTTATCTGGCTATCCGTTTTCTCAAGCTGGATCTGTTTTCCAGCCGCTAA
- a CDS encoding extracellular solute-binding protein, with protein sequence MLTTRFLKTGLALSFSVGALSLSSAALAANAVMYTPNNVQTIDTALEIARKTAPDLSIQQVTSGAGALMKRIEAEAKNPLGDVVWGTGYGTMAAFQQNFEAYESPENKAIPEAFHGKDSLWTSSNAHVMVIMANDRQLKGQAAPKTWADLFDPQWKGKVIIGDPASSGSAYDQVYGIYQLYGAEGLQKLAANVVVSKSSGQVYKSVANGEYPLGVTMEYAAYAYVAGGQKGIALIYPEDGTFIAPEGVAVIKNPKNGQEAAHKLVDILLSKEVQEAELVENFRRPTRSDINVAELTNLPNLDQIKIASTDPLKAAAEYETVIEAWKQALAAVGK encoded by the coding sequence ATGCTGACTACACGTTTTCTGAAAACTGGTCTGGCACTCTCCTTCAGTGTCGGCGCCCTGTCCCTATCCAGTGCCGCCCTGGCCGCCAATGCCGTGATGTACACGCCCAATAATGTACAAACCATTGATACAGCACTGGAAATCGCTCGCAAGACCGCTCCTGACCTGTCCATTCAACAAGTGACTTCGGGTGCTGGCGCCTTGATGAAGCGTATCGAAGCCGAAGCAAAAAACCCGCTGGGTGATGTGGTATGGGGCACTGGCTATGGCACCATGGCTGCTTTCCAGCAGAATTTCGAAGCCTACGAATCGCCCGAAAACAAGGCCATTCCTGAAGCCTTCCACGGCAAGGACAGCCTGTGGACCAGCTCCAACGCCCACGTCATGGTCATCATGGCCAATGATCGCCAACTGAAAGGCCAGGCCGCTCCCAAAACCTGGGCCGACCTGTTCGATCCCCAGTGGAAAGGCAAGGTCATTATTGGTGATCCAGCATCCTCGGGCAGTGCGTACGACCAGGTTTACGGCATCTACCAACTGTACGGCGCTGAAGGCCTGCAGAAACTGGCGGCCAACGTCGTCGTGTCCAAAAGTTCAGGCCAGGTTTACAAGAGCGTGGCGAACGGCGAATACCCCTTGGGCGTGACCATGGAGTACGCCGCCTACGCCTACGTGGCCGGTGGTCAGAAAGGCATTGCGCTGATCTACCCTGAAGACGGCACCTTCATTGCCCCGGAAGGCGTGGCCGTGATCAAGAACCCCAAAAACGGCCAGGAAGCCGCCCACAAACTGGTGGACATCTTGCTGTCCAAAGAGGTTCAGGAAGCCGAGCTGGTTGAGAACTTTCGCCGCCCCACCCGCAGCGACATCAATGTGGCCGAGCTGACCAACTTGCCGAACCTGGATCAGATCAAGATTGCCAGCACCGATCCTTTGAAGGCCGCTGCCGAGTACGAAACAGTCATCGAGGCCTGGAAACAGGCGTTGGCAGCAGTGGGTAAATAA
- a CDS encoding phenylacetic acid degradation protein PaaY, giving the protein MQNIYSIDGLVPVVHPTAYVHPTAVLIGDVIIGEGVYIGPLASLRGDFGRIIMKAGSNIQDTCVIHGTPYQDTVVHEDGHVGHGAVLHGCVIGRNVLVGMNAVVMDAADIGADSIIGAMAFVKKGMQVPPRSLVAGSPATVVKELDQKAIDGKFFGTRMYQRLAQRSLATMQRVEPLTEVEADRPRLREDQIYPVD; this is encoded by the coding sequence ATGCAAAATATTTATTCTATTGATGGGCTGGTGCCCGTGGTTCATCCTACGGCCTATGTTCATCCTACCGCTGTACTGATTGGTGACGTCATTATTGGTGAGGGCGTGTACATCGGCCCTCTGGCCAGTTTGCGAGGGGACTTCGGGCGCATCATCATGAAGGCCGGCTCCAACATTCAGGACACCTGTGTTATTCACGGCACGCCTTATCAGGACACCGTGGTGCATGAGGATGGCCACGTCGGACACGGTGCAGTGCTGCACGGCTGCGTCATTGGCCGCAATGTGCTGGTGGGCATGAATGCGGTCGTCATGGACGCGGCGGACATCGGTGCAGACAGCATTATTGGTGCCATGGCCTTTGTGAAAAAAGGCATGCAGGTGCCACCCCGCAGTCTGGTGGCGGGTTCTCCAGCCACGGTGGTCAAGGAACTGGATCAGAAAGCCATTGATGGCAAGTTCTTCGGTACGCGTATGTATCAGCGTCTGGCTCAGCGGTCCCTGGCAACGATGCAGCGCGTGGAGCCGTTGACGGAAGTGGAAGCAGACCGTCCGCGTTTGCGTGAAGACCAGATTTATCCGGTGGATTAA
- a CDS encoding nitrilase, translated as MQTRKIVRAAAVQAASPNYDLAAGVDKTIELARQARDEGCDLIVFGETWLPGYPFHVWLGAPAWSLKYSARYYANSLSLDSAEFQRIAQAARTLGIFIALGYSERSGGSLYLGQCLIDDKGEMLWSRRKLKPTHVERTVFGEGYARDLIVSDTELGRVGALCCWEHLSPLSKYALYSQHEAIHIAAWPSFSLYSEQAHALSAKVNMAASQIYSVEGQCFTIAASSVVTQETLDMLEVGEHNASLLKVGGGSSMIFAPDGRTLAPYLPHDAEGLIIADLNMEEIAFAKAINDPVGHYSKPEATRLVLDLGHREPMTRVHSKSVIKEEAPEPRGQSTAAPVAISQTQDSDTLLVQEPS; from the coding sequence ATGCAGACAAGAAAAATCGTCCGGGCAGCCGCCGTACAGGCCGCCTCTCCCAACTACGATCTGGCAGCGGGTGTTGATAAAACCATTGAGCTGGCTCGTCAGGCACGCGATGAGGGCTGCGACCTGATCGTGTTTGGTGAAACCTGGCTGCCCGGCTATCCCTTCCACGTCTGGCTGGGCGCACCGGCCTGGTCGCTGAAGTACAGTGCCCGCTACTATGCCAACTCACTCTCGCTGGACAGTGCAGAGTTTCAACGCATTGCCCAGGCCGCACGGACCTTGGGTATTTTCATCGCACTGGGTTATAGCGAGCGCAGCGGGGGCAGCCTTTACCTGGGCCAATGCCTGATCGACGACAAGGGCGAGATGCTGTGGTCGCGTCGCAAACTCAAACCTACACATGTCGAGCGCACCGTGTTTGGTGAAGGTTATGCCCGTGATCTGATTGTGTCCGACACCGAGCTGGGCCGCGTCGGTGCCCTGTGCTGCTGGGAGCACCTGTCCCCCTTGAGCAAGTACGCGCTGTACTCCCAGCACGAAGCCATTCACATTGCCGCCTGGCCGTCCTTTTCGCTGTACAGCGAACAGGCCCATGCGCTCAGCGCCAAAGTGAACATGGCTGCCTCGCAAATCTATTCAGTTGAAGGCCAGTGCTTTACCATCGCCGCCAGCAGTGTCGTCACCCAGGAGACACTGGACATGCTGGAAGTCGGTGAACACAACGCCTCCTTGCTGAAAGTGGGCGGCGGCAGTTCCATGATTTTTGCGCCGGACGGACGCACCCTGGCGCCCTACCTGCCACACGATGCCGAAGGCCTGATCATTGCCGATCTGAACATGGAAGAAATTGCCTTCGCCAAGGCCATCAACGACCCTGTGGGCCACTACTCCAAACCCGAGGCCACCCGTCTGGTACTGGACCTGGGGCACCGTGAACCCATGACTCGGGTGCACTCCAAAAGTGTGATCAAGGAAGAAGCGCCCGAGCCGCGCGGGCAAAGTACGGCTGCGCCCGTCGCCATCAGCCAGACTCAGGACTCGGATACGCTGCTGGTGCAAGAACCGTCCTGA
- a CDS encoding helix-turn-helix domain-containing protein: MEQWSTTAIPATRRAPYWMEAVSKAYVQLECAVPSRSSAPFFGAITRRELAAVSLSHITSTTQTVLRTPLQISRASEDIFLLSIQVAGAGKLVQDDKTAYLQPGELALYDSTRPYQLLFDHDFKQYVLSLPGSILRKRLHNAEDMTACKITSAQSGTARLLSHMVSELMDCPPSGGPIVDLSLADSLVGILVAALAENLGSLPLSDDTGSVRRDRIKAYVLENLRDPELNIGKIAKRLSLTASTVHRAWEGEADSLTNWIWSMRLKGAEQDLRRLAHHNKTITEIAYHWGFSSSAHFSRAFRQHFGVPPKEARESMRALVQSDSMPV, encoded by the coding sequence ATGGAGCAATGGTCCACCACGGCAATTCCCGCCACCCGGCGCGCGCCCTATTGGATGGAGGCCGTCAGCAAGGCCTATGTGCAACTGGAATGCGCCGTTCCGTCCCGCTCCAGCGCCCCTTTCTTCGGAGCCATTACGCGTCGTGAGCTGGCGGCCGTCAGCCTCTCTCATATCACCTCGACCACACAGACAGTCCTGCGCACACCGCTGCAAATCTCCAGAGCATCCGAGGATATTTTTCTGCTCAGCATACAAGTGGCCGGAGCGGGAAAGCTGGTTCAGGATGACAAGACCGCTTACCTGCAGCCCGGTGAGTTGGCCTTGTACGACTCCACCCGTCCCTATCAGCTCTTGTTTGACCATGACTTCAAGCAGTATGTGCTTTCTTTGCCCGGCTCCATCTTGCGCAAGCGTTTGCACAATGCCGAGGACATGACGGCCTGCAAAATCACTAGCGCCCAATCGGGCACGGCACGTTTGCTCTCCCATATGGTCAGCGAACTGATGGACTGCCCACCCTCCGGTGGCCCTATTGTAGATTTGTCGCTTGCCGACAGCCTGGTCGGTATTCTGGTCGCCGCGCTGGCAGAAAATCTGGGCAGCCTGCCTTTAAGCGACGATACGGGATCTGTCCGACGCGACCGCATCAAAGCCTATGTGCTGGAAAATCTGCGCGACCCGGAGCTGAATATAGGCAAGATTGCCAAACGTCTGAGCCTGACGGCCAGCACCGTGCATCGTGCCTGGGAAGGCGAAGCCGATTCACTGACAAACTGGATTTGGTCCATGCGCCTGAAAGGCGCTGAACAGGATTTGCGCCGGCTGGCCCACCACAACAAGACCATCACGGAAATTGCTTACCACTGGGGGTTCAGCAGCTCTGCCCATTTCAGCCGGGCATTTCGGCAGCACTTTGGTGTGCCGCCCAAAGAGGCCCGCGAAAGTATGCGGGCCCTGGTTCAATCAGACTCGATGCCTGTCTGA
- a CDS encoding SPFH domain-containing protein → MSTDKNPLMKLAAKTKSEGGTTNYSKGLGFLGAAVVIFLILIVASMGSFLQVDQGERGVVLRNGKLVRVAEPGLDFKVPFFDTVRKISVRDHTVRMQLEAYSFDQQSASMVASVTYRVPETDVAQLYSEYGSLEALEARLLERKALDVIKNVFGKYTAAQSIQNREKLGADINEAMRVTLEAAPLQMMGVQVEEVAFSKAYEQSIENRMLAQVQIETTRQQKETASIQAEIQVVQAEAEARAQRERYMAEADGIRLRGEAEAKAISAKAQALAQNTNLVNLNAVEKWDGKLPESLVPGSAMPFIGLR, encoded by the coding sequence ATGAGCACTGATAAAAATCCATTGATGAAACTGGCCGCTAAAACAAAGTCAGAAGGTGGCACGACCAATTACTCCAAGGGACTGGGTTTCCTTGGGGCTGCTGTGGTTATTTTCCTGATCCTGATCGTGGCCTCCATGGGCTCGTTCTTGCAGGTCGATCAGGGTGAGCGTGGCGTGGTGCTGCGTAACGGTAAGCTGGTTCGTGTGGCTGAACCTGGTTTGGACTTCAAGGTCCCGTTCTTTGATACGGTACGCAAAATCTCGGTACGTGATCACACGGTTCGCATGCAACTTGAGGCGTACAGTTTTGACCAGCAGTCTGCCTCCATGGTGGCCTCGGTAACGTATCGAGTGCCTGAAACCGATGTGGCTCAGCTATATTCCGAATACGGTTCGCTGGAAGCGTTGGAAGCCCGCTTGCTGGAGCGTAAGGCTTTGGACGTGATCAAGAACGTGTTTGGTAAATACACGGCTGCTCAGTCCATCCAGAATCGCGAGAAGCTGGGGGCTGACATCAATGAAGCCATGCGTGTGACGTTGGAGGCCGCTCCTTTGCAAATGATGGGCGTGCAGGTTGAGGAAGTGGCTTTCTCAAAAGCCTACGAGCAATCGATTGAAAACCGCATGTTGGCTCAGGTTCAAATTGAAACCACACGCCAGCAAAAAGAAACTGCTTCCATTCAGGCTGAAATCCAAGTTGTGCAGGCTGAAGCAGAGGCTCGCGCTCAGCGAGAACGCTACATGGCTGAAGCCGATGGTATTCGTCTGCGTGGTGAAGCCGAAGCCAAGGCGATTTCTGCCAAGGCACAGGCATTGGCCCAGAACACAAATCTGGTCAATTTGAATGCAGTGGAAAAATGGGACGGTAAATTGCCAGAAAGCCTGGTTCCCGGTTCTGCCATGCCCTTTATTGGACTGCGTTAA